In Drosophila willistoni isolate 14030-0811.24 chromosome XR unlocalized genomic scaffold, UCI_dwil_1.1 Seg144, whole genome shotgun sequence, one DNA window encodes the following:
- the LOC6639330 gene encoding uncharacterized protein LOC6639330 produces the protein MDNNTLTLTCLMLMMLMLLPLICLSQEMWQADDEESQNLADQLADAEAHVQTDFDGNAPHIRKKRLVWITDDGRLALPPGTSLTFTPTIAMPLVRHPPEGFFSNLTISFPVTIDFDKLGLTDNQNPLGDLPPFFARSFGHEAGHMLGDYVARYLHVQRRKRDLNEQKSRSGENRPYKIHEEIPNYPELPAGLQHFFHGGERVLLYGVVEDFLATFGMDGKACLLRTICEMHSRSLEKFGVFGEMTKLFLTVTKSPFSELLPEYVQAQHVGEGKQAPGECFPYYKACPKSIFKALASKYSKPTKATTTRTTTARPMGEYHEEQVIQLPVSSIDNDNAPVISNNVYM, from the exons ATGGATAATAATACATTAACATTAACTTGtctgatgctgatgatgttgatgctgTTGCCACTGATCTGTCTGAGTCAAGAAATGTGGCAAGCGGATGACGAGGAGTCACAAAATTTGGCCGATCAGCTGGCGGATGCAGAGGCTCATGTTCAAACGGATTTCGATGGCAATGCTCCACATATACGCAAAAAACGTCTAGTCTGGATAACAGACGACGGACGTTTGGCATTGCCGCCGGGCACATCGCTAACATTTACACCAACAATTGCCATGCCATTGGTTAGGCATCCACCCGAGGGCTTCTTCTCTAATCTGACCATCAGTTTTCCAGTCACAA TTGACTTTGATAAGCTGGGACTGACGGATAATCAAAATCCTTTGGGTGATTTGCCCCCCTTCTTTGCCCGATCATTTGGCCATGAAGCTGGCCATATGCTGGGGGACTATGTTGCCAGGTATTTGCATGTCCAGCGACGTAAAAGAGACCTCAACGAGCAGAAGAGCAGAAGTGGAGAGAATCGGCCATATAAAATACATGAAGAGATTCCTAACTATCCGGAATTACCTGCCGGACTTCAGCATTTTTTCCATGGTGGCGAAAGGGTTCTACTCTATGGTGTAGTGGAGGATTTTCTGGCCACCTTTGGCATGGATGGAAAGGCATGTTTGTTGCGTACAATTTGTGAAATGCATTCGAGAAGTCTGGAGAAATTTGGAGTTTTTGGTGAAAtgacaaaattgtttttaac ggTCACCAAATCACCGTTTTCTGAATTACTGCCCGAATATGTACAGGCTCAGCATGTGGGTGAGGGCAAACAGGCGCCAGGTGAATGTTTTCCCTACTACAAGGCTTGTCCCAAAAGCATTTTCAAGGCTTTGGCTAGTAAATATAGCAAACCCACCAAAGCCACAACAACAAGGACGACAACAGCCCGACCTATGGGTGAATACCACGAAGAGCAGGTTATACAACTGCCTGTTAGCTCAATTGATAATGATAACGCTCCAGTTATCAGCAATAACGTCTATATGTAA
- the LOC6639427 gene encoding ceramide transfer protein, whose protein sequence is MDMTAAATDTTDTAGAGTVPVGTGHTTIVTPLQSSNEAPAAAAIGSQSESSEEEDYLDNSIELRGYLSKWTNYIYGWQPRYIVLKDGTLSYYKSESESDLGCRGAISLAKATIKAHESDELRFDVVVNNLNNWCLRAETSEDRMHWVEVLQLYKEDTGSTDTTSLRRHGSTMSLQSNTISLASGGSLKKTQRNLREKVGELETFKDILYGQIDTLQRYFDACSELNKSNTQPLDLGDGLKPIDFKGESITFRATTSGVLTTLQHCLGIISENDESWKRKLEREIDKRRRSEELNKKLKDEMEKMKRLSYPGPDFEEGPHSTLPEDEFFDAVETGLEKIEEDMQLRFKLRLQSQISQTLVNVPHEAVAEGEEAREEFGTGAEAKNHALWSEIDRVCKEQLHHAREGVGQDGNGWQIFADEGEIKMYKREEEVNGMVMDPLKAYHSVNGVTAREMCHYFFMPEFRNDWETTLEDCTILEKISADTLLFLQTHKRIWPASQRDAQFWSHMRKITDGLEPGARDCWVVCNNSTEYAKQESKNGKCVRIFLTVILACQTHLPDDYVKGQPLNRDDLTCKITYCSVVNPGGWAPASALRAVYKREYPKFLKRFTGYVIDQCKDKPIMF, encoded by the exons ATGGACATGACAGCGGCAGCTACAGACACAACAGATACAGCTGGTGCTGGAACAGTACCAGTTGGTACTGGACATACCACAATAGTCACGCCCCTGCAGTCGAGTAATGAGGCGCCGGCTGCGGCAGCAATTGGTTCGCAAAGCGAATCATCAGAGGAAGAGGATTATTTGGACAATAGCATTGAATTGCGTGGATATCTAAGCAAATGGACCAACTATATCTATGGCTGGCAACCGCGCTATATTGTTCTAAAAGATGGTACACTCTCCTACTACAAATCGGAATCGGAATCCGATCTGGGTTGTCGTGGTGCAATCAGTTTGGCTAAAGCAACAATTAAG GCACACGAATCCGATGAGCTACGTTTCGATGTTGTGGTCAATAATCTAAACAATTGGTGCCTTCGAGCTGAGACAAGTGAAGATCGTATGCATTGGGTGGAAGTATTGCAGCTATATAAAGAGGATACTGGCAGCACGGATACAACTTCATTACGTCGCCATGGCAGCACAATGTCCTTACAATCGAATACTATATCATTGGCCAGCGGTGGCAGTCTCAAGAAAACGCAACGTAATCTACGTGAAAAGGTCGGCGAACTGGAGACCTTCAAGGATATACTTTACGGTCAGATTGATACACTGCAACGGTATTTTGATGCCTGCTCCGAGTTGAATAAAAGCAATACACAGCCCTTGGATCTCGGTGATGGTCTAAAGCCCATTGATTTCAAG GGTGAGTCAATTACGTTTCGTGCCACAACGTCCGGCGTTCTAACGACCCTACAACATTGTTTGGGAATCATAAGTGAAAATGATGAATCATGGAAACGAAAACTGGAGCGTGAAATTGATAAACGTCGACGCTCCGAGGAACTGAATAA aAAGTTGAaagatgaaatggaaaaaatgaAACGTTTATCATATCCAGGCCCAGACTTTGAG GAGGGTCCACATTCCACATTACCCGAGGATGAGTTCTTCGATGCGGTTGAAACGGGTTTGGAGAAAATTGAGGAGGACATGCAATTGCGTTTCAAATTGAGACTTCAATCACAAATCTCACAGACATTGGTCAATGTGCCGCATGAGGCAGTGGCCGAGGGTGAAGAGGCACGCGAGGAGTTCGGTACTGGTGCCGAGGCCAAGAATCATGCCCTGTGGTCCGAG ATTGATCGTGTTTGCAAGGAGCAATTGCATCATGCACGTGAGGGCGTCGGACAGGATGGCAATGGTTGGCAAATTTTTGCCGATGAGGGTGAAATCAAAATGTACAAACGTGAGGAGGAGGTCAATGGCATGGTTATGGATCCATTAAAGGCTTATCATTCAGTAAACGGTGTGACAGCTAGAGAAATGTGCCATTATTTCTTTATGCCCGAATTCCGCAACGATTGGGAGA CTACTTTGGAAGACTGCACCATTTTGGAGAAAATCTCAGCGGATACATTGCTTTTCCTACAAACCCATAAACGCATTTGGCCAGCCAGTCAGCGTGATGCTCAATTTTGGTCGCATATGCGTAAAATAACCGATGGCCTTGAACCAGGAGCAAGGGATTGTTGGGTCGTGTGTAATAACTCAACGGAATATGCCAAACAGGAGTCAAAGAATGGCAAATGTGTACGCATTTTTCTAACCGTAATATTGGCCTGCCAAACCCATTTACCCGATGATTATGTCAAGGGTCAACCCCTCAATCGTGATGATTTGACCTGCAAAATAACCTACTGTTCTGTGG TCAATCCCGGCGGTTGGGCGCCGGCAAGTGCTCTTCGTGCCGTTTATAAGCGGGAGTATCCCAAGTTTTTAAAACGGTTCACCGGCTATGTGATAGACCAGTGCAAGGACAAACCCATAATGTTCTGA